In Electrophorus electricus isolate fEleEle1 chromosome 14, fEleEle1.pri, whole genome shotgun sequence, a single window of DNA contains:
- the tmem26b gene encoding LOW QUALITY PROTEIN: transmembrane protein 26b (The sequence of the model RefSeq protein was modified relative to this genomic sequence to represent the inferred CDS: inserted 1 base in 1 codon; deleted 1 base in 1 codon; substituted 1 base at 1 genomic stop codon), with amino-acid sequence MKEYQKIVRGISQSERGGHPELRVASPKASPRDIVGLLESVDVRIHMKGNSPLPATRMGCAVITRSLFILISLIGVWRVTLLKKKDELYWLLNILFLPLIVDLILTLRRRKGKNYXWFSPSVFLFLVSNIPTIWVLDLHHFELHQQQTQSTAEKCSSLDSTESIKDIFNKLTNSSNGNGNGTLDPSFKDLNKNDNQELVYIILSVWTWSMLQFPFHLTVVKSKAKDEREXSDSLLSKHRTDFWSVAEALFIQDGPFLFVRLSLMIRFQIFHQMLVCFTIKNFIVVALNVYRLWVIFWDSR; translated from the exons ATGAAAGAGTATCAGAAAATAGTGAGGGGTATCTCTCAATCAGAGCGAGGAGGTCATCCCGAGCTGAGGGTGGCAAGTCCGAAAGCTTCTCCGAGAGACATCGTAGGGCTTCTGGAGTCCGTGGATGTCCGGATACATATGAAAGGGAACAGCCCCTTGCCCGCTACGAGAATGGG TTGTGCAGTGATCACTAGATCACTCTTTATTTTAATCTCTCTCATTGGTGTCTGGAGAGTgacactgctaaaaaaaaaggatgagcTGTACTGGCTTCTCAATATCCTTTTTCTCCCCCTCATAGTGGATCTGATTTTAACTTTGAGA AGGAGAAAAGGGAAGAACTATTAGTG GTTCTCTCCTTCAGTCTTCCTGTTCCTTGTCAGTAATATACCCACCATTTGGGTTCTTGATCTCCATCACTTTGAACTGCATCAACAGCAAACTCAGTCCACTGCTGAGAAG TGTAGTAGCCTTGATTCAACAGAGAGCATCAAGGACATTTTTAATAAGTTGACCAACTCatcaaatggaaatggaaatggaacACTGGATCCTTCATTCAAG GACCT TAACAAAAATGATAACCAAGAGTTGGTCTACATAATTCTGTCCGTATGGACATGGAGTATGTTACAGTTCCCCTTTCACCTCACAG TGGTGAAGTCAAAAGcaaaagatgagagag agagtgattctcttctctccaaacacagaacagactTCTGGAGTGTTGCCGAGGCTCTGTTCATTCAGGATGGCCCATTTTTATTCGTCCGGTTGAGTCTCATGATCCGTTTTCAAATTTTCCATCAAATGCTGGTCTGCTTTACCATCAAAAACTTCATAGTGGTAGCCCTAAACGTGTACCGGCTGTGGGTAATTTTTTGGGACTCAAGATGA